The genomic stretch TGAATCTTTTTTGACGATCATCGGCACATCCAGATCAGCCATCTTCCCGATTTCCTTGCAGTAAACCCTCATCAAATTCAGTTTTTTAAAAATCAAAGCTTTCAGCTCTTCTGTATTTATCTTTCTCTCAGCAGAAATGCACAAGTCTGGTTTTACGTCTCTGATTATCGCATTAAGCTCTTCTTTATCAACAATATCTACTTTATTTACAATTGTAATTGCCGGAACATATTTTTTATTGCTCTCTATCGCGTCTATAAGTTGGTCTGCATCTATATTCTCCCTTATGACAATCATTGCATTAACCAGCCCAAGCGCATTTGCAATGGATTTTATTGTTTGATCCTGCAGTTTGCTCAGCTTTACTGTCCTGCCTATTTCAATTCCGCCTCTCTCAGTTTTTGTTAGTTTAACATCAGGAGGCTGCTGGTTGATCCTGATGCCTGTATCATAAACTTCTTTCAGCAATGCTATATGCTGCTCTGGCTTTAGCGCATCAACAACAATCAAGACAAGGTCAGCGCTTCTCAGCATTGTAAGCACTTCTTTTCCTCTTCCCGTGCCTACAGCAGCCCCTCTGACAACTCCAGGAACATCAAGGACCTGTATCTTTGCATGATTGTATTCAAGCAATCCTGGGATGACTGTAAGCGTTGTAAAGTCATAAGAGCCGACAGGCGAATTTGCATTTGTTATGGCATTCAGCAAAGTGGATTTTCCAACAGAAGGGTAACCGACCAGAACAACTGTCGCATCTCCGGTTTTCCTTACAGCAAACCCCTCTTTTCCTTTCCCTATGCCTGCCCTGGATTCCCGCTTTTCCTTCAGCTTTGCAAGCTGCGCTTTGTACAGGCCGATGGCATGCTGCGTCTTCTTGTTGTATTTTGTATTCTTTATTCTATCTTCCAGCTCTTTTATCTTGTCATGGAGAACATTTTTGGCAGACTCTTTTTCAGGCATATCTGCCTGTTATTGGCTCTGATTTAAATTATTTATGGAAATTGAGGAAAACTATTTAAATCAAAAACAAAAACCTATGATCTATGCTTAATGCAGCAATGGTATCAGTTGATTACTGGCAGAAGTTTGTATCTGGCCTTTGGGCTAAGCTTACATTAGCAGTGATTATCCTTTTGATCGGATTCATAATCGGCAAATTGGCTGGCAGGCTGATACAGAAGATTCTGCACCAGTTTGAAGTCGATGTCGCATTCAAAAAAGCCGCTGGCATCAAAGTGACAATTGAAGGGATCATTGGCAGCATTATAACGTATTTTATTTATTTTATAGCAGTCATTATGGCACTTAACCAGTTCGGCTTGACAACACAGGTGCTTTACATTGTTTCAATCAGCGTAATCGTATTTGTGATAGTTGCCCTTCTGCTAGCTATAAAGGATTTCATGCCTAATTTTTTCGCAGGGTTTTTCATCTTCAGGAAAGGCATAATAAATGTCGGCGACAGGATAAAGCTCAAGAACATAGAAGGCAAAGTTATCGAAGTCGGATTGGTTGAGACAAAGGTAGAGACAAAAAACAAAGACCACATATTCATCCCGCATTCAGAGATGATAAAAAGCGAGCTTACAATCAAGAAGCGCTGACTTTTTCCAGCACAGAGACAATGTTCCATATCTGGGTTCTAGCATAAGACTGAAGATTTGCATCATTCGCTATCTCATCAAGCGCATGCAGTGCCTTGTTTAATTTTATAGATGTATCGGAATCGCCATTAAGAACTTCTATAATCGAATCTATTTTTATTTTTACGTTCTTTGGAACAGCAGCATCATCTTTCAATTCTTCCAGCATGCCAGTTATCTTGCCGAAATCGAACTCTTGCACCATTTTCACTTTTCTTTCATCTCGCCGAGAACTTCTTCCTGCAGTTTTTTTGCCCTGTCTTTTATGCTGTTTTCCTGCTTTTCTATTGATCTTATTCTTATTTCGAATGTTTCCTGCTTTTCCTTTAGTTCCTTCTCAAGCGCATCTTTGTCAGAGCTTACCATAATGTTGCCGACGATCTTATAGGCTTCTTTTGCCTTGCCAAGCTCGCTCAATGCAGATTCTATCTCAACCAACTGGGACTGAAACTGCTGTTTTTGCATTAAGAAATTCTGCAGATTCTGCTCTAAAAGCTGCAATGTCTGTATTTTCTCCTGAGTTTTTTTCTCCATTTTATCTTGCCTTTATCTTTGTTACAACTGAGCGCGGCTTGAAAAGTATCTTTGATCCGCAATAAGGGCATCTGACTCTCTTTCTCATCATCTCATCGCCTATTTTTTTATCGCAGCTAAAGCATTTGTATTCTACCATCTTTTTTCCTCTTTCTTTTTCTTCGAGCTTCTATCCTCAGCTTCCTCCGTTTCTTCTTTCTGGCCTTCTTTCGCTTCTTCAGGCATAAGCTCTTCAAATACTACTCTCTTTGCAATAGAATAAGACTTTCCTGTAAATTTTGCGCCGCATTTACTGCATCCCCATATTCCCGTTGCAATTCTCTTTGCTCTTAAGCTGCTGCAATAAGGGCATTTGTGCTTTTTCTTCAGCTCTTCCTCTATTTTAGCAACCTTGTACCTTATCCTTCTTCCATATCTCGCGCCAAAGCGCTTTACCGTCATTAATTTTTTTTCTGCCATTTTGTAAATGGGGCTGCCCGGACTGTCGGAGCCCATTTAATAAGCTAAATGGAGCCTTTTCGAACCGGGGTCTTCTGGTGCCCTTTGCAGCCATTTGCAACCCAAGCCAGAAAGGATAACCAAGCTACCCCACAGCCCCAATTGATAAGTTGTGAAAACGCAGTTTGTTTATAAAGCTTTCGCATGGGATTTTACAAAATAACTTTACAAAACCAACAATTTTTTATACTAACTGCCTTCTATCCATCATTATGTTCGAAGATGTAGTAAAAGAAAACAAGGTTGAAAATGAGAAGGAAGTTTTTAGTAAAATAATCTCCTTTATCGATAAAATAAAAAAAAGCATTAAAAAAAACAGGATAAAGGCAATTGCCCAGCTCGGAGGAAGCGCTGCAAAAGGAACTTTTCTGAGAGATTTTGATGTTGATATTTTTGTAAAGTTTGCTTTAAGCTATAAAAATGAAGCCCTTTCTGATATATTAGAAAGAATTTTAAAAATTTTTAACAATGCCAGAAGAGTCCATGGCAGCCGCGATTATTTTGAAGTCATTGAAAACAGCATAAACTATGAAATTATCCCTGTTTTGAACATAAAAAAGCCAGGCGATGCAAAGAATGTTACTGACTTCTCCCCCTTGCATGTCAAATGGGTCAAAAAGAATATAGGAAACTTCCAGAATGATATTTTATTGGCTAAATTGTTCTGCAAAGCTCAGGGAGTTTATGGCGCAGAGAGCTACATCGGAGGCTTCAGCGGCCACATAATTGACATTCTTGTGATATATTATAAGGGATTTTTGAATTTATTAAAAAATTCCCTCAAATGGGGAGATGGTGAAATAATCGATGTAATGCATTATTATAAAAATAAAAGGCTCGACATAAACAAGTCAAAGCTTTCGCCTTTGATCATAATCGATCCTCTGCAGAAAGGCAGGAATGCAGCCGCCGCATTAAGAAAAGAAAAGATAGAAAAATTCAGGGAAGCTGCTGTTTTGTTTTTAAAATCACCTTCAAGGGATTTCTTTGTCAAAAAGAAAATGGAGATTAAGGAAGGAGCAGCGATTATTGAAGCTACGCCATTAGATGGAAAAGAAGATGTTGTTGGAAGCAAATTATTGAAGGTTTTTGATTTCATTAAAACAGAAATTGCGCTCAATGATTTTCAATTGGAAGATTCGGGTTGGGAATTCAACGATAAAAAAACCATCATGTGGTTTTTAGTGAAAAACAAGATTTTAAGCAAAACAAAGATCCATGAAGGCCCTCCATTAAAGGCAGCAAAGCATGTTGAAAATTTTAAAAATAAATATAAGAAAACCTTTATAAAAAACAACAGGATTTATGCAGAAGTCAGCAGGGAATTTATTAATATAGATGAGTTAATAAAAAATTCAATAAAAGCCGATTATGTAACAGAAAAGATTAAAAAAATAAACCTCAAATAAAATGGACGCATTAATCAAAGCAATGATCTGGAGCTTCCTGCCGATATCAGAGTTAAGAGGCGGAATTCCTATTGGCTTATATGCCGGGCTTAACATCTTCCTGGTTTATTTTGCCTGCGTCATCGCCAATATACTTGTTGTTCCTGTTGTTTATTTCTTTTTAGAGTATATACATGGTCATTTCATGAAATCCAGGCTCTACAAAAAAACATTTGATGGCTTTCTGGAAAGGACAAGAAGAAAAGCGCATAAAAGCATTGAGAAGTGGGGTTATGTCGGATTAATGATCTTTGTTGCAATACCATTTCCAGCAACAGGAGCATATACAGGAGCTTTGGCTGCATGGTTCTTCAAGCTTGACAAGTGGAAGTCATTTCTAGCGATCTCTCTGGGAGTTGCAATTGCAGGGATTATAGTTACCTTGATCGTCTCAGGCGGGTTTACTGCATTTAAGTTTTTGGTTAAATAATAAAAATGAAAAAAAGATGCATTGTTTGCGGAAAAAAGCTCAATATAATTCTAAACAAAGATAAAACTTACAAGGGCGGATACTATTTTGGTAAAATGAGAGTCCAAATTGGAAAAGGCAAACTGGTTAAAGTTGGAACAACAAAACTTCTAGGCAAAAAGATTGATATTGTTAAATGGACTGGAAAATCAAAGAAAGCAGAATATTGGGAATGCAAGAAGTGTTTTAATGAAGAATAGCATTTTTTACGGTTTCTTTCAGTTACTTTTTTAAATCAAACTTCATTCTCGAGCTATATGAACAACTTCGAACTAAGAAGGCAGATCTTCCACCTCGCATTTGGCCTTGCTGTTGTATATCTTATTTACATGGGCATATTGACAGACATGGCAATGTTCCTGCTCATCATTGTTGGGTTTTTGATCTCCTTGATAAGCAAATACGCAAGGCTGCCATTAGTAGGATGGTTCTTGGACAAGTTTGAAAGGGAAGAAAATGCAAAAACATTCCCTGGCAGCGGCATGCTTT from Candidatus Woesearchaeota archaeon encodes the following:
- a CDS encoding nucleotidyltransferase domain-containing protein; translation: MFEDVVKENKVENEKEVFSKIISFIDKIKKSIKKNRIKAIAQLGGSAAKGTFLRDFDVDIFVKFALSYKNEALSDILERILKIFNNARRVHGSRDYFEVIENSINYEIIPVLNIKKPGDAKNVTDFSPLHVKWVKKNIGNFQNDILLAKLFCKAQGVYGAESYIGGFSGHIIDILVIYYKGFLNLLKNSLKWGDGEIIDVMHYYKNKRLDINKSKLSPLIIIDPLQKGRNAAAALRKEKIEKFREAAVLFLKSPSRDFFVKKKMEIKEGAAIIEATPLDGKEDVVGSKLLKVFDFIKTEIALNDFQLEDSGWEFNDKKTIMWFLVKNKILSKTKIHEGPPLKAAKHVENFKNKYKKTFIKNNRIYAEVSREFINIDELIKNSIKADYVTEKIKKINLK
- a CDS encoding mechanosensitive ion channel; this encodes MLNAAMVSVDYWQKFVSGLWAKLTLAVIILLIGFIIGKLAGRLIQKILHQFEVDVAFKKAAGIKVTIEGIIGSIITYFIYFIAVIMALNQFGLTTQVLYIVSISVIVFVIVALLLAIKDFMPNFFAGFFIFRKGIINVGDRIKLKNIEGKVIEVGLVETKVETKNKDHIFIPHSEMIKSELTIKKR
- a CDS encoding UPF0147 family protein; protein product: MVQEFDFGKITGMLEELKDDAAVPKNVKIKIDSIIEVLNGDSDTSIKLNKALHALDEIANDANLQSYARTQIWNIVSVLEKVSAS
- a CDS encoding prefoldin subunit beta, producing the protein MEKKTQEKIQTLQLLEQNLQNFLMQKQQFQSQLVEIESALSELGKAKEAYKIVGNIMVSSDKDALEKELKEKQETFEIRIRSIEKQENSIKDRAKKLQEEVLGEMKEK
- a CDS encoding small multi-drug export protein; the encoded protein is MDALIKAMIWSFLPISELRGGIPIGLYAGLNIFLVYFACVIANILVVPVVYFFLEYIHGHFMKSRLYKKTFDGFLERTRRKAHKSIEKWGYVGLMIFVAIPFPATGAYTGALAAWFFKLDKWKSFLAISLGVAIAGIIVTLIVSGGFTAFKFLVK
- a CDS encoding DNA-directed RNA polymerase subunit P, encoding MVEYKCFSCDKKIGDEMMRKRVRCPYCGSKILFKPRSVVTKIKAR
- a CDS encoding GTP-binding protein; translated protein: MPEKESAKNVLHDKIKELEDRIKNTKYNKKTQHAIGLYKAQLAKLKEKRESRAGIGKGKEGFAVRKTGDATVVLVGYPSVGKSTLLNAITNANSPVGSYDFTTLTVIPGLLEYNHAKIQVLDVPGVVRGAAVGTGRGKEVLTMLRSADLVLIVVDALKPEQHIALLKEVYDTGIRINQQPPDVKLTKTERGGIEIGRTVKLSKLQDQTIKSIANALGLVNAMIVIRENIDADQLIDAIESNKKYVPAITIVNKVDIVDKEELNAIIRDVKPDLCISAERKINTEELKALIFKKLNLMRVYCKEIGKMADLDVPMIVKKDSTIRDMCNRLHRDFADKFKFARVWGSSKFPGQKLSLNYALKDEDVVEIHLR